The following proteins are encoded in a genomic region of Streptomyces sp. NBC_01723:
- a CDS encoding DUF6059 family protein — MTIARRLLRLSRALATTVWQSMVAVGAVQLAGETARADTRLVDAPAPGHPERLRPDVPLTALERALLKDIGPAR; from the coding sequence ATGACGATCGCCCGGCGTCTGCTCCGGCTGTCCCGCGCCCTGGCCACCACTGTCTGGCAGTCCATGGTCGCCGTCGGCGCCGTCCAGCTCGCCGGCGAGACGGCCCGCGCCGACACCCGCCTGGTGGACGCGCCTGCGCCGGGTCACCCCGAACGCCTGCGCCCCGACGTGCCGTTGACCGCGCTGGAGCGCGCGCTGCTGAAGGACATCGGCCCGGCACGCTGA
- a CDS encoding AfsR/SARP family transcriptional regulator, giving the protein MEIRVLGPLSADVNGMSIVPTAGKPRQILALLALYPGRVMPVPTLMEEIWGTGLPQSALTTLQTYILQLRRRLGTAMGPGAPGTAKDVLATRHGGYLLQIPAEAVDVHAYERLVAEGQQAFEDGEDERAARTYRTALSLWQGPPLVDVPVGPVLEIEAMRLAESRLVTRERRIDADLRIGRHAEVTAELTDLIARHPEHEGLHSQAMVALYRCGRQAAALDVFHRLRRRLVDELGVEPSPQLQRLHQAILAVDPQLDLASGPRRTSTFDLYAA; this is encoded by the coding sequence ATGGAGATTCGTGTTCTGGGTCCGCTGAGTGCCGACGTCAACGGGATGTCGATCGTTCCCACGGCCGGGAAGCCGCGCCAGATCCTGGCCCTGCTCGCGCTCTACCCGGGCCGGGTCATGCCCGTGCCCACGCTCATGGAGGAGATCTGGGGCACCGGACTGCCCCAGAGCGCCCTGACCACCCTGCAGACCTACATCCTCCAGCTGCGGCGCCGGCTGGGTACCGCGATGGGGCCCGGCGCTCCGGGCACCGCCAAGGACGTCCTGGCCACCCGGCACGGCGGCTATCTGCTGCAGATACCGGCCGAGGCGGTCGACGTCCACGCCTACGAACGCCTCGTCGCCGAGGGCCAGCAGGCCTTCGAGGACGGCGAGGACGAGCGGGCCGCCCGCACCTACCGCACCGCGCTCAGCCTGTGGCAGGGGCCTCCGCTGGTCGACGTTCCCGTCGGCCCGGTCCTGGAGATCGAGGCGATGCGGCTGGCGGAGAGCCGGCTCGTCACGCGCGAGCGCCGCATCGACGCCGACCTCAGGATCGGCCGGCACGCCGAAGTCACCGCCGAACTCACGGACCTGATCGCCCGCCACCCCGAACACGAGGGGCTGCACTCCCAGGCCATGGTGGCGCTCTACCGCTGCGGGCGGCAGGCCGCCGCGCTCGACGTCTTCCACCGGCTGCGCCGCCGCCTGGTCGACGAGCTGGGCGTGGAGCCCTCGCCGCAGCTGCAGCGGCTGCACCAGGCGATCCTCGCCGTGGACCCCCAGCTCGACCTGGCGTCCGGGCCGCGACGCACCTCTACCTTCGACCTGTACGCGGCCTGA